The genomic DNA aTCTAAAGAAGCGAAATTCGTGAAGCTTATTGCAAACTCTGACTGTAGAGCGCTACAACGTAAACAAACCTTTTTTCACACACATTACAGGAATACGGCCGCTTATCAAAGCCATCCGTTGGTTCGGGTTCAGTAAATATGAGGCTTTTCACACTTGGCGCTGTTGTGGCACTGTGACGCACAATTCGTCGACTTCTACGCAGAGGTTTCTTGGTGCGGCAACTCTTTGCAGGTTTGGTATTTGTGTTACGTTTCTTTGCTAACTGTGGCATAATTTCAACAGGTGCAAGCAGATTAATTTCGGAGATACATTCCGACTCATTTGGAGAAACTTCCTCAATTTTAACATCGATTGCATCCCAACATTCTCTTT from Anopheles cruzii unplaced genomic scaffold, idAnoCruzAS_RS32_06 scaffold04262_ctg1, whole genome shotgun sequence includes the following:
- the LOC128277156 gene encoding zinc finger protein 99-like, coding for MPQLAKKRNTNTKPAKSCRTKKPLRRSRRIVRHSATTAPSVKSLIFTEPEPTDGFDKRPYSCNVCEKRFSNKKSVKTHMVTIHEGGKPFVCEECGTRWSTKKSLKQHQIVHIDKYPYHYSRRYA